From the genome of Globicephala melas chromosome 11, mGloMel1.2, whole genome shotgun sequence, one region includes:
- the MON1A gene encoding vacuolar fusion protein MON1 homolog A isoform X2 codes for MAADMQRKRSSEGPDGTLAPSDGQSVERAESPTPGLAQGMEPGAGQEGAMFVHARSYEDLTESENGVASGESPKEGAGGPPPLPTDMRQISQDFSELSTQLTGVARDLQEEMLPGSSEDWPESPGAAGRPATEPPREGTGEGDEEETAEAWRLHQKHVFVLSEAGKPVYSRYGSEEALSSTMGVMVALVSFLEADKNAIRSIHADGYKVVFVRRSPLVLVAVARTRQSAQELAQELLYIYYQILSLLTGAQLSHIFQQKQNYDLRRLLSGSERITDNLLQLMARDPSFLMGAARCLPLAAAVRDVVSASLQQARARSLVFSILLARNQLVALVRRKDQFLHPIDLHLLFNLISSSSSFREGEAWTPVCLPKFNAAGFFHAHISYLEPDTDLCLLLVSTDREDFFAVSDCRRRFQERLRKRGAHLALREALRTPYYSVSQVGIPDLRHFLYKSKSSGLFTSPEIEAPYTSEEEQERLLGLYQYLHSRAHNASRPLKTIYYTGPNENLLAWVTGAFELYMCYSPLGTKASAVSAIHKLMRWIRKEEDRLFILTPLTY; via the exons GTGCCGGACAGGAGGGTGCCATGTTCGTCCATGCCCGTTCCTATGAGGACCTGACAGAATCAGAGAATGGGGTGGCTTCTGGGGAGAGCCCCAAGGAGGGTGCTGGTGGTCCTCCACCTCTGCCTACAGACATGCGCCAGATCAGCCAGGACTTCAGTGAGCTGAGCACCCAGCTGACAGGTGTCGCCCGAGACCTGCAGGAGGAGATGCTTCCAGGAAGCTCTGAGGACTGGCCGGAGTCCCCAGGGGCAGCTGGGCGACCAGCCACAGAGCCCCCAAGAGAGGGCACTGGTGAAGGGGATGAGGAGGAGACTGCTGAGGCATGGCGCCTGCACCAGAAGCATGTCTTCGTGCTGAGCGAGGCGGGGAAGCCTGTGTACTCCCGCTATGGGTCAGAGGAGGCACTTTCCAGCACCATGGGTGTCATGGTGGCCCTGGTGTCCTTCCTGGAGGCTGACAAGAATGCCATCCGTTCCATCCATGCAG ATGGCTACAAGGTAGTATTCGTGCGCCGGAGCCCACTGGTGCTGGTGGCGGTGGCCCGCACGCGGCAGTCGGCACAGGAACTGGCGCAAGAGTTGCTCTACATCTACTACCAGATCCTGAGCCTTCTTACGGGTGCGCAGCTGAGCCACATCTTCCAGCAGAAGCAGAACTATGACCTGCGGCGCCTGCTCTCGGGCTCTGAGCGCATCACGGACAACCTGCTGCAGCTCATGGCGCGAGACCCCAGTTTCCTGATGGGGGCGGCGCGCTGCCTGCCCTTGGCGGCGGCCGTGCGCGACGTCGTGAGTGCCAGTCTGCAGCAGGCGCGCGCCCGCAGCCTCGTCTTCTCCATCCTGCTGGCGCGCAACCAGCTCGTGGCGCTTGTGCGCCGCAAGGACCAATTCCTGCACCCCATCGACCTGCACCTGCTCTTCAACCTCATAAGTTCCTCCTCGTCCTTCCGCGAGGGCGAGGCCTGGACGCCCGTGTGCCTGCCCAAATTCAACGCAGCCGGCTTCTTCCACGCACACATCTCGTACCTGGAGCCTGACACGGATCTCTGCCTGCTGCTCGTCTCCACCGACCGTGAGGACTTCTTTGCAGTGTCTGACTGCCGCCGCCGCTTTCAGGAGCGCCTGCGAAAGCGCGGAGCGCACCTGGCGCTGCGGGAGGCACTGCGCACACCTTACTACAGTGTTTCCCAAGTGGGCATCCCTGACCTGCGCCACTTCCTCTATAAGTCAAAGAGCTCGGGACTCTTCACCAG CCCTGAGATCGAGGCCCCGTACACCAGTGAAGAGGAGCAGGAGCGGCTGCTGGGCCTCTACCAGTACCTGCACAGCCGCGCCCACAATGCCTCCCGCCCACTCAAGACTATCTACTACACGGGCCCCAACGAGAACCTCCTGGCTTGG GTGACAGGCGCCTTTGAGCTCTACATGTGCTACAGCCCCCTGGGGACCAAGGCGTCGGCCGTCAGTGCCATCCATAAACTGATGCGCTGGATCCGCAAAGAAGAAGACCGCCTCTTCATCCTCACGCCCCTCACATACTGA